Proteins found in one Mucilaginibacter gracilis genomic segment:
- a CDS encoding cation:proton antiporter — MGISEILTITIVLAAVFAYINHRLIKWPPTIGIMVLSLGTSMVLAALGKVHPFLTDKALQLASSIDFRDVLMNFMLSFLLFAGAIHIDAAKLKKQAWPVLLLSTLGILISTVLIGAFTWYLFILFSLPIPFIYCLLFGALISPTDPIAVLAILKEAKIPESLEVKISGESLFNDGVAVVVFITLFEAARSGTADVSALAIGQLFLQEAIGGLLFGVALGYVGYFALRSIDDYKVEVLITLAIVMGGYFVAGHLHVSGPLAMVVAGIITGNKVRDGALSDVSRDYLGKFWELIDEILNAILFLLIGLEMLIIKISITVLLIGVLSIVLVLLARWVSVFFPVMLLRYKIKFEKHAISILTWGGLRGGLSVALALSLTTAMHRDEFVLITYVVVVFSILVQGLSIGNIARRLLKKAH; from the coding sequence ATGGGTATCAGCGAAATTTTAACCATCACCATTGTACTTGCTGCTGTTTTTGCTTACATTAACCATAGGCTTATTAAGTGGCCGCCAACCATCGGTATCATGGTGCTATCGCTGGGTACATCTATGGTTTTGGCTGCGCTGGGTAAGGTGCATCCCTTTTTAACAGACAAGGCTTTGCAATTGGCCTCCTCAATTGATTTTAGGGATGTGCTGATGAATTTTATGCTGAGTTTTTTATTATTTGCCGGTGCAATACATATTGATGCCGCTAAGTTAAAAAAACAGGCCTGGCCGGTTTTGCTGTTATCAACCCTGGGCATACTCATATCTACCGTGCTGATAGGTGCCTTTACCTGGTACTTGTTTATTTTGTTTAGCCTGCCTATTCCGTTTATATATTGCCTTTTGTTTGGCGCGCTTATATCGCCAACAGACCCGATAGCCGTTTTGGCGATACTTAAAGAAGCTAAAATTCCCGAATCGCTTGAGGTGAAAATTTCCGGCGAATCGTTATTTAATGATGGTGTTGCTGTAGTTGTATTTATTACCCTATTTGAGGCAGCACGCTCGGGTACGGCAGATGTTTCGGCACTGGCTATCGGGCAACTGTTTTTACAGGAAGCCATAGGCGGTTTACTGTTTGGAGTTGCGCTGGGTTATGTAGGCTATTTTGCCCTCCGTAGCATTGATGATTATAAGGTTGAGGTATTAATAACCCTCGCTATTGTAATGGGAGGCTATTTTGTAGCCGGGCACTTACATGTATCGGGCCCGTTAGCGATGGTTGTTGCGGGTATTATTACCGGGAATAAAGTTAGGGACGGCGCATTATCCGACGTTAGCCGCGATTATTTAGGAAAGTTTTGGGAACTTATTGACGAGATATTGAATGCTATCCTTTTTTTGCTGATAGGATTAGAGATGCTCATTATAAAAATTAGCATAACGGTATTATTAATTGGTGTACTGTCGATAGTATTGGTTTTACTGGCGCGCTGGGTTTCGGTGTTTTTCCCGGTGATGTTGTTGCGCTATAAAATTAAATTCGAAAAGCACGCCATATCTATTTTAACCTGGGGCGGCTTGCGGGGTGGCCTCTCGGTTGCATTGGCACTTTCGTTAACTACGGCCATGCACCGCGACGAATTTGTGCTGATTACCTACGTGGTAGTTGTGTTTTCGATACTGGTGCAGGGCCTAAGCATTGGCAATATTGCACGGCGACTACTGAAAAAGGCACACTAA